The window CTGTGATGTTAATGACATCAATATGGATTGtctctcttttctccttcctgattcccttcattgaagtcaattttttcagtcttcaaaGTGCAAGTACTTGGGAAAATAAAACTCTTTTGTGTGTCAGTGTAAATGAATACCACACCGAACTGGGAATGTACTACCATCTCCTAGTACAAATTCCAATATTTTTCTTCACTGTTATAGTAATGCTAATTACATACACCAAAATACTCCAGGCTCTTAATATTCGAATAGGCACAAGATTTACAACAGGGCAAaagaaaaaagccagaaagaaaaAGACTATTTCTTTGACCACACAACACGAGACTACTGATGTGTCACAAAGCAGTGGCGGGAGAAATGTAGTCTTTGGCGTAAGGACTTCAGTGTCAGTAATAATTGCCCTACGGCGAGCTGTAAAACGGCATCGTGAACGACGGGAAAGACAAAAGAGAGTCTTCAGAATGTCCCTGTTgattatttcaacatttcttctcTGTTGGACGCCCATTTCTGTTTTAAACACTACAATTTTATGTCTGGGCCCAAGTGACCTTTTGGTAAAGCTGAGATTATGTTTTCTAGTTATGGCATACGGAACAACTATATTTCACCCTCTACTTTATGCATTCACTAGGCAAAAATTTCAGAAGGTCCtgaaaagtaaaatgaaaaaacGAGTAGTTTCAATAGTGGAAGCAGATCCCATGCCGAATAATGCTGTAATACATAACTCATGGATAGAACCTAAAAGGAACAAACAGATTACTTTCGAAGACAATGAAGTAAGGCAGAAATGTTTAGTACCTCAGGTTGTCACTGACTAGTTTTCAGTAAAGTATTCACCAAATCATCCAACAGGAAATATATGAACAAACTGTAGAAAATACTGCCAAATAAGggaaactttttaaatattggctagACTGTAAattttctctctatatatatctatatctatatctataggtatatatagatatagatatatgttATATAGATTAGGCTTGTATATTCAATTTCTTCATTACTTAATATACATGTTGCATGGCAGTTTGTTAGAGTAATATCGTGTACATTTGTCAAAAAGATATTAATGTAAGTCatattttctaaaaaaataaatagccttAAAGCAGTatacacttttaaaaacaaacatttgtatgcctgattctctgtaaatataaaaatatttttaaataagtctCCCACTCCagaaatacttcattttccaACAACATGTGAGTTTAACAACTTGCACTTGGAGAGAAGTGGAAGTAAAATGCAGAGAAATGGGGAAAACTCTGTGTTCCAAGGTTGCccgataaataaataaatcaaaaacaGTTTATACAGAATTTGTTGGTCTGTTAACACTCAAGATTGATGTGATTTATTAGCTGGCCCTCCAAAATGTGAAGATCTCCAGGGAAGTCGCTACATATACAGTCAAATGTCTCAATTAAGCAGGAAAGCATACTTTTCTCCTCCCTAACTTTTCTAGTATCCTATCTCTAGCATCCAGCACTGTCCAGTCCTGATCACACAGTCACCTTGCCACACGTCTATCTAAGACAGTTGCCCTACAACTGTCGTAATATTCCTGGATCTACTTTTACTGTCATTATGCACTTGTACAGTTccatttttcctccctcccttttctCTGTCATCTTCAATCATCTCTTCAACTAACATCCACATTTAAGAACCAAGAAACTGATAGATTTCATCATATCTGGCACCAAATGCAAAAGTTAAGTATCGTGCTAACCAGATTGATATAGTTGAAGGCTATTTGCTATCCCAAGCTCTGAAGCCAGGAATTTGCAAAGAATAGCACCCACATGCATCCCCTTTATTTGATAATGTTTCAGCAGTTAACTTCAAATgtattaaggaaaagaaaaatctattttaCTTTTATTGTAGTATAATCATCTCTACATGTGTATGAATTGCTCCCATTAACATAAGAATAACTCCTAATAATTAGTGTTAACGCAAGTTCCATGCATAAAAGGCAGAATATTTTCTCTCTTGCAATATTGTGTATTTTCTTTTACCTAAAACTATCATGCACCTGGATGTATTCAAATGTATAGAGTAATATAAAAATCACTACAAATCTCGCTTTAAAGAAATCCAAGGCTATTTTCTCTCTAATTTGTATCCTATCATACCTGCATTGAGAGAGCAAAGTCCTGATGCACTCAGCCCAAGAACCAGCATGGAGACAGTTAGAAATCCATCCTCTTACTCCTTAGAGATCAACCACTTACAATAGATAGAATTTTCTCTAGGGAGGTTCTTTACATAAACTTTTCACATTTGATTGAATAATATTCGAGCAGCTTTGGTATAAAAGAAAGCACACTACCACTCACTGTACTGGGCTGCACCCACTTAAAGGCCAAGATTCATCCAAAGTCATTACTTACCTGTCACCTAGAATGCTAAGTAAAATTCTACTTCTTATCCAAAATACAATAGCTCAGATTTTATGTATACCTATAGAGCCACAGAAAGTTGTACGAATATTTTTAAATGCCTCTTTTTAATCTTCTGGAAGAAAACTATCATTTTAAAGTCACAATGTTCCTTCTTTTTGCAGAATATTACATCTTTCCACTCCTGCTACATCTAGTTATCTTGTACGCTCAAATATAtgaaagggagggaaggggacactATTAAAATGTTAATATCACAACATGGTTTCTTACATTCAaataagatatttttaaataaagacataatgtgtatttttaaaacttgCAATCATCTGAATATATAAATAAGACTGTAATACCCCACGGACATATGGTGGAATTAAAACAGTTATAAGAAAAGTTTTCACTTTCAAATGTACAAAGGGTTATTGACACTTTCAGAGTgcactctctttttttaaagctcaAATACCTTAGAGCTCATTCATCAAAAAGTCAGTGTCAATGAACCAGAATGTGTCTTACCGATAATTTCCCTTTTTCCAGCAGCATCTCCCACAGTTCTTGATGTCTGGGCTGCTCTGGGCATTCTTGCAACTCATGGAGGTAGATAAGCATTTTGGTGCCACCTGCTGGCCATGCCCCCTCTGTTTCCACTTGTGGCCAGATGAGTTATTTCAAAATTGTAAAAATTTGTATAACAATATTAGTAACAAATACTTAAGAGGTAACTAACCAACTAAGTTTAATGGACCACAACAAAGtcacaaggttaaaaaaaaaaaagtcacaaggtAATAATCCCTCTCAGCATCTGACCTTTTGGCTCTTGAGCGAGTTAGCGTGGGTAGAATTGTGCAAGATGCATAAAAGAAattatcagtaaaaaaaaatttcattctaCAGCCCAGCATCTTCCACAGTTCTTGAAGTTCTGGGAAGTAGAGAACAATGAACAGGTGGAGGGAAGGTTATAGAGAAGgtgggaagaaaaggaaaacagtATCCCTTCTCATTTATAACATTTGTTCAAAGGGCAAAAACCATTTCCCAAATCACAGCCTAAAATAACTGCCTGCAATAAGATGCCTCTGCAGAGGATAGGAAATCTATCTTGTAGTGCTTGACCAGGTGGTTGCCTTACATATTTCCACTATGGATGCACTAGTTCTTTCTGCTCATGAAGTCACCAGGGATCACACTGAGCATGCCCTGATCCCTTAAGGAACCAGAATCCCCAATGTCTCGTATGCTCCTTCAATACATAGTCTAATTCACCTAGTAATAGATGACTTGGAAGCTCTGGGTCCTTGGCATTTTCAAAGGAAGGATAACAGGGCACCTGATCTCCAAGTAGACTCTGTACATTTGAATTAAAATTTTCAGGCCCTTCTAACGTGTAAAGCATGCTACTTCTCCTCAGTGGCCTGGGACAGAAAAAAGGGAGACCCACCTCTGGGGAAACATGGAGGAAAGAGTTCATCTCTGGGATATACAATTCTGGAGTTCTGAGCACCACCTTGTCCTAATGAAACACACAGAAAAGCTCCTGCAAAGGAAGCACTGACAGCTCCAAAACTCACCTGGCAGATGTGACGGCCATCAGAAAGCAAGACACTGATGTGAATGGTTCAAAGAGGTGGTTCATCAGGGCTCTCGGCACAAATGGCAGTTCCACTTGGGAAAGAGAGGCCTGATTGCTGGTTTGACTAATCAGACTGCCCTAAGGAATCAGGCTAtgtagggggaagggagaggggtatTCTGCCAGAGAACCCATGGATCCTGTGACCATCATTCTATGAAGGGTGGACACCTGACGGTCAATGGTACTAGGCTGGGGACCTCTGTCCAAGCCTTCTTGGAGAAATTTCAAGATCACAGAAATCAATGAATTCTGGCTATTTGCTTCATGTTCCTGGCACCAGCCCAGAACTTGGTCCAGATAGAGGACCAAGGTCAATACTCTTCTAGAATGCATTCTGATGACTTTGGAGGCAGACCCAACAACACTAGCACTAGCACTAGCACTAACCAGGCTGTTAAATGCAGAAGGTTCTGATCCAGATGAAGAAGAGGACCATGTAAAAAGATGTCCTGTCTctttgggagcagtactggaggTCGTATTTCAGTTCAAATAGGTCCAAAACCCAGGCTCTCCTTGGCCAATGTGGGGTTACCAATATTATCATcacctgtttgttttattttctggaCTACCTTTCCTAATGATAGGAAGATTGTAAACACACAGAGGAGGCCCTGAGGACATCAGTGTGATAGTGCATCTATCCCCTTGGATTCGGGGAACACCTCCCTGCTGAAGTACTGTGGTCTCTCCACGTTCAAGTGGTTCATTAATAGATTGGTTGAGGGCAAGCCAAATGACTAGATGATTAACTTAAAAGCCTTCCTGATGCAGGCAACACTCAGTTGTTCATCTTGATCAATCGGAGCAAGATCAGTAGGAGCTTCCCTGAGGGATACATGAGAATGTACTATCCATTGCATGAATTCCATCACTTAGTTGTATAGCGCTGGGCTACTTTTTCCTCTTGGTTGTTCACATATGCAACCATGGTCATATTGTCTGACTGAATCAGAACGTGATTCCCCTCTAGCCTGGGCTGGAACCTTTGTAGCAACAGCTTGGCTGCTCTTAGTTCTAGGTGATTTATGCTGTCAGTCCTTTCCGCCAGCTATCAGATGCCTGTTTTGGCCCCAGTGTGCTTTCCAGTCCTCCAGGCTGGTAACAGTTATGACAATCTGGAAGGCATAGAGGCTGACCACCATTTTAAAGGTGCTGACCACCAGTACTGGAACTCTCACTTGATTCATGAATTTTAGACAGTGGCCCCATATCTTTAAGATGAAGCCTTGAAGGAGCCTGATGTGAGACTGTACCCATGGAGTGATCCCTATGTATGATACTAGGTGGGGTTGAGTGACTGAAAGCTTAGTGGTTTTAGTTTCAGTGTGCAGTTCCAAAACAATCTGAGGAAGTCTTgaatcttctggaacttctctAAAAATGGATATATCCTTGCTATCAAGGTATCTGTGTCCACTCCTAAGTGAGTTATTTTGGTGGATGGAATTAAGGAGCTTTCCTTGATATTGACAATAAAACCATGCACCTGCAGGAAATTCAACATCAGGGATGTACCTCTGTGTGCTGTTGCTGGGGATGGAGTTCTGATTAAAAGAGGTCATCCAGGAGGGGTAAAGGTGGATTCCCTGTAACCTAAGTCTGGCTAggattaccaccaccaccaccaccaccaccaccaccacctttgtaAAGA of the Gopherus flavomarginatus isolate rGopFla2 chromosome 1, rGopFla2.mat.asm, whole genome shotgun sequence genome contains:
- the GPR22 gene encoding G-protein coupled receptor 22, coding for MCFSPILEVNMQSESNITVRDAIDDINTNMYRALSYPLSFQVSLTGFLMLEIVLGLGSNLTVLVLYCMKSNLINSVSNIITMNLHVLDVIICVGCIPLTIVILLLSLESNSALICCFHEACVSFASVATAINVFAITLDRYDISVKPANRILTLGRAVMLMTSIWIVSLFSFLIPFIEVNFFSLQSASTWENKTLLCVSVNEYHTELGMYYHLLVQIPIFFFTVIVMLITYTKILQALNIRIGTRFTTGQKKKARKKKTISLTTQHETTDVSQSSGGRNVVFGVRTSVSVIIALRRAVKRHRERRERQKRVFRMSLLIISTFLLCWTPISVLNTTILCLGPSDLLVKLRLCFLVMAYGTTIFHPLLYAFTRQKFQKVLKSKMKKRVVSIVEADPMPNNAVIHNSWIEPKRNKQITFEDNEVRQKCLVPQVVTD